Genomic DNA from Acidimicrobiales bacterium:
GCCGGCCAGTTCGGCGAGCCTCGCTGCCGTCGCACGAACGGCGAGGCGTCGAGGTTCGGTGACGATGACCGACGAGGTCGGGTCGCCGAGGTCGTCAAATGAGCTGGCGACGAACAGAGGAACGAGACTCGATTTGCCGGCGCCGGGTTCGGCCCGGATCACCACCGATCCGTGAGCGAGCTCGTGTTCGATCTCCGCCCGTGCCGCCTCGACCGGCAGGCCGGTGGGGGCGACATCGATGCGGGAAGAACGGCTCACCGTGTCAGTGTCGCACTGACACGGTGACATGCGACCAAGACCAGCAGCCGCGTGCGGTCGGGGTCAGCGGCGGCGTGGAGCCAGCATCAGAGGCGGCGCATGACGGTAACGACCTTGCCGTAGATCGTGACCTCGTCGGGGGCGAAGCGCATCTCGGAGAGCGACGGGTTGTAGGGGATGAGCACGACCTGCCGGGCCTTCGGGTCGTAGTAGTACCCCTTCACCGTTGCTTCCTCGCCCGGGATCCCGGCAACCACGATGTCGCCGGTGCGGGCCTCGGACTGGACCCGCGCTACGACGAAGTCGCCGTTGAGAATGCCGGCATTGATCATCGAATCGCCCCGGACCGTCAGCATGAACAAATCGCCGTCGCCCGTGAGGTCGGCCGGAACCGGCAGGGTCTCCTCGATGTGCTCCTGGGCCAGTACGTCGGTGCCGGCGGCGACACTTCCGACCAGCGGCACGTGGCGCACCGGCCGACGTTCGACATCGGTGGCGCCGGAGGTGGCGTCCCAACGGACCTCGATCGCTCGCGGCTTCGAGGGGTCTCGGCGCAGATACCCCTCCTTCTGGAGCTTGGCCAGGTGTGAATGCACGGTGGAGGGAGACGTGAGGCCGACGTGGGCGCCGATCTCGCGAACCGAGGGTGGGTAGCCACGGTCGCGCATCTCCTGGCTGATGAACTCGAGGATGGCGCGTTGGCGATCGCTGAGCTGGTGCTGCTTGGCCATGGGTCGTTCCTGTGGTCGGGCCACCAGCGGGGGTCGGTGGCGTCGGGCGGGGACTGCGAGCAGTATGCCACGCGGAAACGTACAAATGTTCGATACCGAGGTTGGAATCGAACGAATGTTTGGATTGAGTGAGGCCGAACACCCGTTCGAACGGTCAGCCGTACGCCGGTCGCCACGCTCGCTGTCCGGCACTGTCACACCCCCTGAGGAGAATGACGCCATGGTCGCACTCATCACCGATTCCTCTCTCCCGCTGCCAACCTCCTCCTCCGCTCGACCCGAGCTCCGCCTCATTCGCGGCGGGCTCGACGCCCCAGCTCGAGACCATTCCGTCGTCATCGCCGTGGCCGCTCTGGTCGCCGTGTTTGCTGCCGTCCTCGGGATCCGCTCGCTCCAGGGCGACCCGCCGGTGGCCTCGTCGGCCGCCGTGGCCGAATCGAGTTCGGTCGACGCGGCGGCGGGCGACACTGTCATCGTCGTCGACGAGGGCGACACCCTGTGGGCCATCGCCCGAGATCTTGCCCCAGGCCGTGACCCCCGACCGGTCGTCGATGCCCTCGCCGCCCGCAACGGGGGCACGGTCCTGCGGGCGGGCGATCTCCTCGTGATTCCAGCCGACATCGTTGCCGCCGACACCCCCATGCTGTTGGCGGC
This window encodes:
- the lexA gene encoding transcriptional repressor LexA, producing the protein MAKQHQLSDRQRAILEFISQEMRDRGYPPSVREIGAHVGLTSPSTVHSHLAKLQKEGYLRRDPSKPRAIEVRWDATSGATDVERRPVRHVPLVGSVAAGTDVLAQEHIEETLPVPADLTGDGDLFMLTVRGDSMINAGILNGDFVVARVQSEARTGDIVVAGIPGEEATVKGYYYDPKARQVVLIPYNPSLSEMRFAPDEVTIYGKVVTVMRRL
- a CDS encoding LysM peptidoglycan-binding domain-containing protein, translated to MVALITDSSLPLPTSSSARPELRLIRGGLDAPARDHSVVIAVAALVAVFAAVLGIRSLQGDPPVASSAAVAESSSVDAAAGDTVIVVDEGDTLWAIARDLAPGRDPRPVVDALAARNGGTVLRAGDLLVIPADIVAADTPMLLAADADGAATP